From Bacteroidota bacterium, one genomic window encodes:
- a CDS encoding adenosylhomocysteinase, with amino-acid sequence MSHLTAEKQMKYKVKDISLAEWGRKEIKLAEAEMPGLMSLREEFRSSKPLKGARIAGCLHMTIQTAVLIETLVELGAEVTWSSCNIFSTQDHAAAAIAAAGISVYAWKGMNAEEFDWCIEQTLFFGADKKPLNMILDDGGDLTNMVFDKYPELAPGIKGLSEETTTGVHRLYERMKNGTLLMPAINVNDSVTKSKFDNKYGCRESLVDAIRRATDLMLAGKVAAVAGYGDVGKGSAQSLSSQGVRVIVTEIDPICALQAAMDGYEVKKMDDAVKRADIIVTATGNKDIVVDRHFKAMKHNAIVCNIGHFDTEIDMAWLNKNYGKSRDEIKPQVDKYTIDGKDIIVLAEGRLVNLGCATGHPSFVMSNSFTNQTLAQIELWNHSDKYEKKVYTLPKHLDEKVARLHLKKIGVELDTLTKEQADYIGVTVQGPFKTDHYRY; translated from the coding sequence ATGAGCCACTTAACCGCTGAAAAGCAAATGAAATACAAAGTGAAAGATATTTCCCTCGCAGAGTGGGGAAGAAAAGAAATAAAACTCGCCGAAGCAGAAATGCCAGGGCTGATGTCGCTGCGTGAAGAATTCCGTTCTTCAAAACCGTTGAAAGGAGCACGCATTGCGGGTTGCCTTCACATGACGATCCAGACAGCAGTACTCATCGAAACGCTCGTTGAACTCGGTGCGGAAGTTACCTGGTCATCCTGCAATATTTTTTCTACGCAGGATCACGCAGCAGCAGCAATTGCAGCAGCAGGAATTTCCGTTTATGCATGGAAAGGAATGAATGCAGAAGAATTCGACTGGTGCATTGAGCAGACACTTTTCTTCGGTGCAGATAAAAAGCCATTGAACATGATCCTCGACGACGGAGGAGATCTTACCAATATGGTTTTCGATAAATATCCTGAGCTAGCTCCCGGCATCAAAGGACTTTCTGAAGAAACAACTACCGGTGTTCATCGCCTGTATGAAAGAATGAAGAACGGAACTTTGCTGATGCCCGCTATCAATGTAAATGATTCGGTAACCAAGTCGAAGTTCGATAATAAATACGGCTGTCGCGAATCACTTGTTGATGCTATTCGCCGTGCTACCGATCTTATGCTCGCCGGAAAAGTTGCAGCCGTTGCCGGTTATGGCGATGTAGGAAAAGGTTCCGCGCAATCGCTCTCGAGTCAGGGCGTGCGCGTGATCGTGACGGAGATCGATCCGATCTGTGCACTGCAGGCAGCGATGGATGGATATGAAGTGAAAAAAATGGATGATGCAGTGAAGCGGGCCGATATCATTGTCACTGCAACCGGGAATAAAGACATTGTGGTTGATCGTCATTTCAAAGCGATGAAGCATAATGCGATCGTCTGTAACATTGGACACTTCGATACGGAGATCGATATGGCCTGGCTGAATAAGAATTACGGAAAATCGCGCGATGAAATAAAACCGCAGGTAGATAAATATACGATCGACGGAAAAGATATCATCGTTCTTGCAGAAGGCCGTTTGGTGAATCTCGGTTGTGCAACCGGGCATCCTTCTTTCGTGATGTCAAATTCATTCACGAACCAGACCCTTGCGCAGATCGAGCTCTGGAATCATTCTGATAAATACGAGAAAAAAGTTTATACACTTCCGAAACACCTCGATGAAAAAGTAGCACGACTTCATTTGAAAAAGATCGGTGTAGAATTAGACACACTTACCAAAGAGCAGGCCGATTACATTGGTGTAACGGTTCAGGGGCCGTTCAAAACAGATCATTATCGCTATTGA
- a CDS encoding 4'-phosphopantetheinyl transferase superfamily protein, with translation MPLIDKLSPGKNTLIGIWEVTENINELEQLYVPDEHEKMQYDSFTHVFRRSQWLASRCLLQQLHPGGKINYDENGKPRMHSGTDFISISHSGKMIALMISDSSCGIDIELIRPKIDLIAHKFLSEEELKIVNAESLTERLHAYWCIKEAIYKMNGKKFISMRTDISVPEINIPDHGEVVASVRNGTTIISANVRYEIFREHMLAYTLHSAK, from the coding sequence ATGCCTCTCATTGATAAACTTTCGCCCGGAAAAAATACTTTGATAGGAATATGGGAAGTGACGGAAAATATCAATGAGTTGGAGCAACTGTATGTGCCCGATGAGCATGAAAAGATGCAGTACGATTCTTTCACTCATGTTTTCCGCAGATCGCAATGGCTTGCTTCGAGGTGCCTGCTTCAGCAACTTCACCCGGGCGGAAAAATAAATTATGATGAGAACGGAAAACCCCGGATGCACAGCGGAACAGATTTTATTTCAATTTCTCATTCCGGAAAAATGATCGCACTCATGATCTCTGATTCTTCCTGTGGAATTGACATTGAACTGATCCGTCCGAAGATCGATCTCATCGCTCACAAATTTCTTTCGGAAGAAGAATTAAAAATTGTGAATGCAGAATCACTAACGGAGCGACTTCATGCTTACTGGTGCATCAAGGAAGCGATCTACAAAATGAATGGAAAAAAATTTATTTCCATGCGAACAGATATTTCAGTTCCGGAAATAAATATTCCTGATCATGGTGAAGTGGTCGCCTCGGTCAGGAATGGAACAACAATCATTTCAGCGAATGTACGGTATGAAATTTTCCGCGAACACATGCTTGCTTATACTCTTCATTCTGCAAAATGA
- a CDS encoding geranylgeranylglyceryl/heptaprenylglyceryl phosphate synthase, whose amino-acid sequence MTVLFPEIFKKQSRRKKLAVLIDPEKTTYLGEILNAAENFPPDIFLVGGSSPGNKNLDRLISSIKKRSNIPVLIFPGNPEQISEHADGLLLLSVISGRNPDLLIGQHVKAAMHLKKTAIKIFPTGYILIESGRETSVNKFSSTKPISRKDNALAVSTAVAGEQLGMKFIYLEAGSGARNSVPEKMITAVKKNISIPLIVGGGIRSAPEMKKKFAVGADIVVIGNHLENFPESLSEFVKAVPK is encoded by the coding sequence ATGACCGTTCTATTTCCTGAAATATTCAAAAAACAATCGCGCAGAAAAAAACTGGCGGTCCTTATTGATCCGGAAAAAACAACTTACCTCGGCGAGATCCTTAATGCGGCCGAAAATTTTCCTCCCGATATTTTTCTGGTGGGCGGTAGTTCTCCGGGAAATAAAAATCTCGATCGGCTGATCAGCTCCATAAAAAAAAGATCAAATATCCCTGTGCTTATCTTCCCGGGAAATCCGGAGCAAATAAGTGAACATGCAGATGGCCTGTTACTTTTGTCAGTGATATCCGGAAGAAATCCCGATCTGCTCATTGGGCAACATGTGAAAGCCGCCATGCATCTGAAGAAAACGGCGATAAAAATATTTCCGACGGGATATATCCTTATTGAAAGCGGGCGCGAAACATCTGTGAATAAATTCAGCAGTACAAAACCCATCAGCAGGAAAGACAATGCCCTCGCGGTGTCAACCGCTGTAGCCGGGGAACAACTCGGAATGAAATTCATTTACCTTGAAGCCGGAAGCGGAGCCAGAAATTCCGTTCCTGAAAAAATGATCACAGCAGTCAAAAAAAATATTTCCATCCCGCTAATCGTTGGCGGAGGAATACGTTCAGCGCCGGAGATGAAAAAAAAATTCGCGGTCGGAGCCGATATTGTCGTCATTGGTAATCATCTGGAAAATTTTCCGGAATCACTTTCTGAATTTGTAAAAGCTGTCCCGAAATAG
- a CDS encoding thiamine phosphate synthase — MKLLLISPSRTTEKEIQQVISFFEHGLRVYHLRKPNMSTREMKEYLKKIPAAFHNRIIIHSHHKLASQFNLKGIHLTRIHLKRRFRTWWRLRTLLLKKPGLVVTTSFHKIGSVYSNDQNYHYAFLGTIFDKVSGKYNVGYSEHSLRAGIERSTNPLIARGGTALENVALCRDLGFSGMVFYSGIWKAEDPLQKLCAIKDKFRELNIEED; from the coding sequence ATGAAACTTCTTTTAATTTCTCCATCCAGAACAACTGAAAAAGAGATCCAGCAGGTCATCTCTTTCTTCGAACACGGGCTACGCGTTTATCACCTGCGCAAGCCCAATATGAGTACGCGCGAGATGAAAGAATACCTGAAGAAAATTCCCGCTGCATTCCACAACCGAATCATTATTCACAGTCATCATAAACTTGCATCGCAATTCAATTTAAAAGGAATTCATCTCACGCGCATACACCTGAAACGGCGCTTCCGTACCTGGTGGCGCCTGCGCACGTTGCTTCTGAAAAAACCTGGACTGGTGGTCACCACAAGTTTTCATAAGATAGGCAGCGTTTATTCCAATGATCAGAATTATCATTATGCATTCCTCGGAACGATCTTCGACAAAGTGAGTGGAAAATATAATGTGGGTTACAGCGAACACAGCCTGCGTGCCGGAATTGAACGTTCAACTAATCCACTCATTGCGCGCGGGGGAACCGCTCTTGAAAATGTGGCGCTCTGCCGTGATCTTGGATTTTCGGGAATGGTTTTTTACAGCGGGATATGGAAAGCGGAAGATCCACTTCAGAAATTATGCGCGATCAAGGATAAATTCAGGGAATTGAATATTGAGGAAGACTAA
- a CDS encoding T9SS type A sorting domain-containing protein: MKTAALFIPAIFIFPAYSFAQNSGVHDPGTTENNPYLYCTTCAGSIWNDAANVNETDNDYSTLQLAPYLNCFQSTCYWSRYLSCYNFNFSIPQNAVIEGIEMDMNGFSSLSSAVLDCTIVIRRNANSVAGTNMASLISWSTSDETRHYGGNGELWGYNWTPAEINAPDFGVNIKLYNPTTFSPSVSVDHVSMTVTYEVSTGIYSQTSSPHPLRVNVNTAQQTMNMSFDIPDESNAVHFYVYDMNGAEVFASVAEGVNGGTYTEKVNTENLSPGMYICTVVDGDKIYSEKTIIGN; the protein is encoded by the coding sequence ATGAAAACCGCTGCACTTTTCATCCCGGCTATTTTTATTTTCCCTGCTTATTCTTTCGCCCAGAATTCCGGCGTACATGATCCCGGAACAACAGAGAATAATCCCTACCTCTATTGTACAACGTGTGCAGGTTCCATCTGGAATGATGCAGCGAATGTGAATGAAACGGATAACGATTATTCTACTCTCCAACTGGCGCCTTACCTTAATTGTTTCCAGAGCACGTGCTACTGGTCGCGCTATCTCTCTTGTTACAATTTCAATTTTTCCATTCCGCAGAATGCGGTCATTGAAGGAATTGAAATGGACATGAATGGATTTTCCTCTTTGAGTTCAGCCGTTCTCGATTGCACCATCGTGATCCGGAGAAATGCAAATTCTGTTGCCGGAACAAATATGGCTTCGCTGATTTCGTGGAGTACTTCTGATGAAACGCGTCATTACGGTGGAAACGGGGAACTCTGGGGATACAACTGGACACCCGCAGAAATAAATGCTCCTGATTTTGGTGTGAATATTAAACTATACAACCCGACTACTTTTTCTCCGTCGGTAAGTGTCGATCATGTTTCCATGACTGTTACCTATGAAGTTTCTACCGGAATCTATTCACAAACTTCTTCTCCTCATCCGCTGCGTGTGAATGTGAATACGGCGCAGCAAACTATGAATATGTCGTTCGATATTCCGGATGAAAGCAATGCCGTTCATTTTTATGTTTATGATATGAATGGCGCAGAAGTTTTTGCTTCGGTTGCGGAAGGTGTGAACGGCGGAACTTACACGGAAAAAGTAAACACGGAAAATCTCAGCCCGGGAATGTACATCTGCACCGTAGTGGACGGTGATAAAATTTATTCGGAGAAAACGATCATCGGGAATTGA
- a CDS encoding T9SS type A sorting domain-containing protein, translating into MKTITPTLIIGTFLLLNVPAYAQSEGPMYPSSTDNEPYTYCSACAGAIWNNTSNISSSDGQFSDVQLQPFLNCFQSSCYRSRYLTCFDFGFNIPWNAEIKGIEVDVTGFCNMASAVLDCTIVLRQNSVSLSGNNQSNYLPWSTTNSERSYGGPNELWGLTWSPGDINSQDFGTYIKVYNPTLSSPIISVDCVSMTVTYAMTTGIYSQTSYPRPLRVSTNPFLHCMNITFDVPHENNAIRFYVYDLNGAEIFASVVEGANGGTFTQKVNTENFESGMYICTVIDGEKVYSAKTIIEN; encoded by the coding sequence ATGAAAACAATTACACCAACCCTTATCATCGGAACATTTTTATTGCTGAATGTTCCAGCGTATGCACAAAGTGAAGGACCCATGTATCCTTCTTCGACCGACAACGAACCTTATACTTATTGTTCAGCATGCGCCGGCGCTATCTGGAATAATACCAGCAACATCTCGTCGAGTGACGGACAATTTTCGGATGTTCAACTGCAGCCATTTCTCAATTGTTTCCAGTCTTCCTGTTACCGCTCGCGTTACCTGACGTGTTTTGATTTCGGATTTAATATTCCATGGAATGCGGAAATAAAAGGAATAGAAGTAGATGTAACGGGTTTCTGCAATATGGCTTCCGCAGTTCTTGACTGCACAATCGTATTACGGCAAAACAGCGTTTCACTCAGCGGGAACAACCAGTCCAACTATCTCCCTTGGTCAACCACCAATTCCGAACGCTCGTATGGCGGGCCCAATGAATTATGGGGACTCACCTGGTCACCCGGCGATATTAATTCGCAGGATTTCGGAACCTATATTAAAGTTTACAATCCTACTTTGTCCTCACCCATTATCAGTGTCGATTGTGTTTCCATGACGGTGACCTATGCAATGACCACAGGAATTTATTCGCAGACTTCCTACCCGCGCCCGTTGCGCGTGAGTACAAATCCATTTCTCCATTGCATGAATATTACATTCGATGTTCCGCACGAAAACAATGCGATCCGTTTTTACGTTTATGATCTGAATGGTGCAGAAATTTTTGCCTCGGTAGTAGAAGGAGCGAACGGTGGAACATTCACACAGAAAGTGAATACAGAAAATTTCGAATCCGGCATGTATATCTGCACAGTGATTGACGGAGAAAAAGTTTATTCAGCGAAAACTATTATAGAAAACTGA
- a CDS encoding leucine-rich repeat domain-containing protein, with the protein MRIFRNILFTAAIILLFSLRAFAQADVSKTVIPLMDSLTLDTMTAYTDLAEAMKEPDKVVKLVLRKQGYTEFPKEIWSFPNLQYLDLSKNKIKEFPDTLAKLKNLQVLHLSRNKIESLPRELGDLSNLTILDINQNELTMIPPQIGKLKKLKYLDLWSNNISVFPEELKDIAGNLQILDLRVILINYETQNKIRGYLPNTTIYFSPPCHCSDR; encoded by the coding sequence ATGAGAATTTTCAGAAATATTCTTTTCACGGCGGCAATTATTCTTTTGTTCTCATTGCGCGCATTCGCGCAGGCGGATGTTTCGAAAACGGTGATCCCGCTTATGGATTCTCTCACGCTCGATACGATGACCGCCTACACGGATCTTGCAGAAGCGATGAAGGAACCGGATAAAGTGGTAAAGCTCGTGTTGCGCAAGCAGGGATATACCGAATTCCCGAAGGAGATCTGGAGTTTTCCTAATCTGCAATATCTTGATCTCAGCAAAAACAAGATCAAGGAATTTCCCGACACACTTGCAAAACTGAAAAATTTACAAGTGCTTCACCTCTCAAGGAACAAGATCGAATCGCTTCCACGCGAATTGGGAGATCTTTCCAATCTCACTATTCTCGACATCAATCAGAATGAACTGACCATGATACCCCCGCAGATCGGGAAATTGAAAAAACTGAAATACCTCGATCTGTGGAGTAATAACATTTCTGTTTTTCCGGAAGAGCTGAAAGATATTGCCGGTAATCTTCAAATACTTGATCTGCGCGTAATCCTCATCAATTATGAAACGCAGAATAAGATCCGTGGATACCTGCCGAATACAACGATTTATTTTTCTCCACCCTGCCATTGTTCTGACCGTTGA
- a CDS encoding bifunctional riboflavin kinase/FAD synthetase has protein sequence MKSYNHIDEFSGVKNAVVTTGTFDGVHLGHLEIIRMMRVLADACGGETVLLTFFPHPRMVLFPERKQLLLTTIAEKTELLEKAGVAHLIIHPFTREFSMLTSHDFIAEILVKKLHTKKLVIGHDHHFGKDREGSFFQLKSSGAIYGFEVEEIPVIMSQKINISSTQIRNALMSGNVELAAQYLGYDYKLGGTVVKGRMAGRSIDFPTANISVSDVFKIVPADGVYAVKVKRGKEEMKGMMNIGMRPTVNGKERTLEVNIFDFNGDLYGETLILEFVKRMRDEVKFDGLSSLKSQLEKDRALAKEILQ, from the coding sequence ATGAAAAGCTACAATCACATTGATGAATTCTCCGGAGTGAAAAACGCCGTGGTGACCACCGGAACTTTCGACGGAGTGCACCTGGGCCACCTTGAGATCATACGCATGATGCGTGTATTGGCGGATGCGTGCGGGGGAGAAACAGTCCTGCTAACTTTTTTTCCTCACCCAAGAATGGTTTTGTTCCCGGAGAGAAAACAATTGCTGCTGACTACGATTGCCGAGAAAACAGAATTGCTGGAAAAAGCCGGCGTCGCCCATCTGATCATTCATCCGTTCACAAGAGAATTTTCCATGCTCACATCGCACGATTTCATTGCTGAAATTCTCGTGAAAAAATTGCACACAAAAAAATTAGTGATCGGCCACGATCATCATTTCGGTAAAGACCGGGAGGGAAGTTTTTTTCAATTGAAAAGTTCTGGCGCGATTTATGGATTTGAGGTAGAAGAGATACCGGTGATCATGTCGCAAAAAATAAATATCAGTTCTACGCAGATCAGGAACGCGTTGATGAGCGGGAATGTGGAACTCGCTGCACAATATCTCGGGTATGATTACAAATTGGGAGGAACAGTGGTGAAGGGAAGAATGGCGGGAAGAAGTATCGATTTTCCGACAGCAAATATTTCCGTGAGTGATGTATTTAAAATTGTTCCTGCCGATGGTGTTTACGCAGTGAAAGTAAAACGCGGGAAAGAAGAAATGAAAGGAATGATGAATATAGGAATGCGGCCTACGGTGAATGGAAAGGAGCGGACGCTGGAAGTGAATATCTTTGATTTCAATGGAGATCTTTACGGGGAAACGCTTATCTTGGAGTTTGTAAAACGTATGCGCGACGAAGTAAAATTCGATGGACTTTCCTCTCTGAAATCTCAATTGGAGAAAGACCGCGCACTGGCGAAGGAAATATTACAATGA
- a CDS encoding F0F1 ATP synthase subunit beta: MQKGKIAQVIGPVIDVSFSEGGSLPNILDALIVTRSSGQKIVLECQKHIGENTIRTVAMDSTDGLARGMEVVATGSPIKMPIGNQIKGRLFNVVGEAIDGIGTVSNENGYAIHRTPPKFEDLSTASEVLFTGIKVIDLIEPYSKGGKIGLFGGAGVGKTVLIQELINNIAKGYSGYSVFAGVGERTREGNDLLREMIESGIVKYGDEFNESLHKGGWDLSKVDKNKLLESQATFIFGQMNEPPGARARVALSGLTLAEYFRDGDSSGGGKDILFFIDNIFRFTQAGSEVSALLGRMPSAVGYQPTLATEMGAMQERITSTKRGSITSVQAVYVPADDLTDPAPATTFAHLDATTVLSRKIAELGIYPAVDPLDSTSRILTAAVVGEAHYGCAQRVKMLLQRYKELQDIIAILGMDELSEEDKLVVHRARRVQRFLSQPFHVAEQFTGLKGVFVPIEDTIKGFNMIMDGEVDEYPEAAFNLVGTIENAIEKGKKMMAEAN, from the coding sequence ATGCAAAAAGGAAAAATTGCCCAGGTCATCGGTCCGGTTATCGATGTCAGTTTCTCTGAAGGAGGATCGCTTCCGAATATTCTCGACGCACTCATTGTTACACGAAGCAGTGGACAGAAAATAGTTCTCGAGTGCCAGAAACACATTGGTGAAAATACCATCCGCACAGTAGCAATGGATTCTACCGACGGCCTTGCAAGAGGAATGGAAGTTGTTGCAACCGGTTCACCGATAAAAATGCCGATTGGCAACCAAATCAAAGGACGGCTTTTTAATGTGGTAGGTGAAGCAATCGACGGAATTGGAACGGTCAGCAATGAAAATGGTTATGCCATTCACCGTACTCCACCGAAATTCGAAGATCTTTCCACAGCATCCGAAGTACTTTTCACAGGAATTAAAGTCATCGATCTTATCGAGCCGTATTCCAAAGGAGGAAAGATCGGTTTGTTCGGTGGTGCAGGCGTAGGAAAAACAGTTTTGATCCAGGAACTCATCAATAATATTGCAAAAGGTTATTCCGGTTATTCTGTTTTCGCCGGTGTAGGCGAGCGTACGCGTGAAGGAAATGATCTTCTGCGCGAAATGATCGAAAGCGGAATTGTAAAATACGGCGACGAATTCAACGAGTCGCTTCATAAAGGCGGATGGGATCTTTCTAAAGTGGACAAGAATAAATTGCTCGAATCACAAGCCACTTTTATTTTCGGACAAATGAATGAACCTCCGGGAGCACGTGCACGTGTTGCGCTCTCCGGACTTACACTCGCAGAATATTTCCGCGATGGAGATTCGTCGGGTGGTGGAAAAGATATTCTTTTCTTCATCGATAATATTTTTCGTTTCACCCAAGCCGGATCAGAAGTTTCTGCTCTTCTCGGTCGTATGCCTTCTGCGGTTGGATACCAGCCGACGCTCGCAACTGAAATGGGCGCCATGCAGGAACGCATCACTTCCACTAAGCGAGGTTCCATCACTTCGGTGCAGGCGGTTTATGTTCCTGCTGATGATTTGACAGATCCTGCTCCTGCTACCACATTCGCTCACCTTGATGCAACCACTGTATTGAGCCGCAAAATTGCTGAGCTTGGAATTTATCCCGCGGTTGATCCGCTCGATTCTACTTCGAGAATTCTTACCGCGGCTGTTGTGGGTGAAGCGCATTACGGATGTGCACAGCGCGTGAAAATGCTGCTGCAGCGTTACAAAGAATTACAGGACATCATTGCCATTCTCGGTATGGATGAACTTTCGGAAGAAGATAAACTGGTGGTGCATCGTGCGCGCCGCGTGCAGCGCTTCCTCTCTCAACCCTTCCATGTTGCAGAACAATTCACCGGGCTCAAAGGAGTTTTCGTTCCCATCGAAGATACGATCAAGGGTTTCAACATGATCATGGACGGAGAAGTGGATGAATATCCTGAAGCTGCGTTCAACCTCGTTGGTACAATTGAAAATGCCATTGAGAAAGGAAAGAAAATGATGGCGGAAGCAAACTAG
- the atpC gene encoding ATP synthase F1 subunit epsilon — translation MKLDIITPDKQLFSGEVKSVQLPGLAGKFGVLNKHASMISSLKKGKIKVVDTQSQTQFFEINGGVAEVHKNKIIILAE, via the coding sequence ATGAAACTCGATATCATCACACCTGACAAACAGCTTTTCAGCGGAGAAGTAAAATCTGTGCAGTTGCCAGGCCTTGCCGGAAAATTCGGAGTACTCAATAAACATGCATCAATGATCTCGTCCCTGAAGAAGGGAAAAATCAAAGTGGTGGACACACAGTCACAAACTCAATTCTTCGAGATCAACGGTGGGGTTGCTGAAGTTCATAAGAACAAGATCATCATTCTCGCGGAATAA
- a CDS encoding type IX secretion system membrane protein PorP/SprF gives MKTFFTLAFSFAMLVSFACNDHLYRLGLNQRSFYNPASLCPYCKGSTFFSTGFIFMPGNKNIHGDFFAVGCDGPNKLHGPWDISYTNAVGDDSRANGYSLRYAYEQKLNKKWRFSAGMRFSYVNMEQKFSGEGVSHSVKMSFADLDGGIFLTNQKGFYSGFAVQHIPAMNKKNVASDGAAANVNRDRGYNIVAGGIIPAGYNWDILAETNAMYDGKEYVAQLGAMFRWYSIVGIGGGVTYSRHEVPHYEVRGGITTSVFKMISSVGFTPDGISVETGMIIRFGADLHHPLIIHTVSSPCTGGSCAVTPPTKKKHKHGKDEFDPHQ, from the coding sequence ATGAAAACATTTTTTACACTCGCCTTTTCATTCGCAATGCTCGTTTCGTTTGCATGCAATGATCATCTCTACCGCCTTGGACTCAACCAGCGTTCTTTTTATAATCCTGCATCGCTTTGTCCATACTGCAAAGGCAGTACTTTTTTTTCAACCGGTTTTATTTTTATGCCCGGAAATAAAAATATTCACGGCGATTTTTTTGCTGTAGGATGTGACGGGCCGAACAAATTACACGGGCCGTGGGACATCAGTTACACGAATGCTGTTGGTGATGATTCGCGCGCGAACGGCTACAGCCTGCGTTATGCGTACGAGCAGAAACTGAATAAGAAATGGCGTTTTTCTGCCGGGATGCGTTTCTCGTACGTGAACATGGAGCAGAAATTTTCCGGCGAAGGAGTTTCCCATTCTGTGAAAATGTCTTTTGCTGATCTGGATGGAGGAATTTTTCTGACGAACCAGAAAGGATTTTATTCCGGTTTTGCGGTGCAGCACATTCCTGCCATGAATAAAAAAAATGTTGCTTCTGACGGAGCTGCTGCGAATGTGAATAGGGATCGTGGGTATAATATTGTTGCCGGTGGAATTATTCCGGCCGGGTACAATTGGGATATTCTTGCGGAGACCAACGCGATGTATGATGGAAAAGAATATGTTGCACAGCTTGGTGCCATGTTCCGCTGGTACAGTATTGTCGGCATAGGTGGGGGAGTGACTTATTCCCGGCATGAAGTTCCGCACTATGAAGTGCGCGGCGGTATCACCACTTCTGTTTTCAAAATGATCTCATCGGTTGGATTTACTCCGGATGGAATTTCAGTTGAAACGGGAATGATCATTCGCTTCGGCGCCGATCTTCATCACCCGCTCATCATTCACACTGTTTCATCGCCGTGCACAGGAGGAAGTTGTGCTGTAACACCACCCACAAAGAAAAAGCACAAGCACGGGAAAGATGAATTCGATCCGCATCAATAA